Within the Cytophagales bacterium genome, the region ATTGGATCTCTACGATCGCTTTACATCCAACGGCAGACATGCCGGCAGTAGAACCAACGATATATGCTTCCTGGATGGGGGTGTTGAATACCCTGGCATCGCCATATTTTTTTGCTAAAGTAGCCGCTTCCCGGAAAACTCCGCCAAGCTCGCCTCCTACATCCTGGCCGTAAAACAATGCTTCCGGAAATTCTTTTAATAGTTCATCCACAGCATGCAATGCCGCATCTACCATTACTACCTTTTCCGCTCCCTTTGGCACCCTGTTACCTTTTTCTTTTGTTACGGGGGTTGGCACAAATTCATGTTCTGTTACAGTTTTGGGGTCAGGATCAGGGGCTTTTAATGCTTTTTCATATTCTTCAATAACATATTTTTTTGCTTCTTTTTCAATCTTGTTCAGTGAGCTTTCAGATTCTCCTTCTTCTAATAAGTGCCTCTTTAATTTTGGAATGGGGTCATTTTTCTGATGTTCGGCCAGGTCATCTCTATACCACTCTTTTCTAACACCCGAAGTATGGTGGCCTAATAGCGGGCATTTTGCATGAACCAAAACCGGGGACCGCTCCGTACGCACGAAATAGATCGCTTCTGCCAGGCCGATATAAGATTGAATAAAATCAGAACCATCTAACCGGATCCGTTCCATACCCTTGAAGCCCGCAGCAAACTCATAGGCATCCATAGCGCGTACTTCTTTGGCAGAAGCAGAAATATCCCACTGATTATCCTGTACTAAATAGAGGATGGGCAGCTTTTTAAGCACAGCCATCTGGAAAGCTTCAGAAATCTCACCTTCCGTAATAGCGCCATCGCCCAGGGAACATAAGACGATTGCGGATTGCGGATTGGAGATTACGGATTTAGAATTGTGGATTGGAGATTGCAAATCGGAAATCGGTAACACCCTCCTACCCTCTTTATTAGGAGGGAATCTGGAATCTGTCTTTTCATCTGTATAATCTTTCCGATAGCTATCGGAATAAATCTGCGTTTCTAAATTCTGTGATTCAAGGTAAGCAATACCATGCGCCATTCCTGTAGCAGGGATCACCTGCATGCCTGTAGCTGAACTTTGATGGGGGATGGTGGGAAAACCCTCTCTC harbors:
- a CDS encoding tungsten formylmethanofuran dehydrogenase, with the protein product MNAQTELKTKSKINKALLLKAYRLMLTAKAMAETYEENKEICSKYVHATSRGHEAIQLAAGLQLLPLDFASLYYRDDSVLLAMGFSPLQLMLQLMAKRDDPFSGGRTYYAHPSVKREGFPTIPHQSSATGMQVIPATGMAHGIAYLESQNLETQIYSDSYRKDYTDEKTDSRFPPNKEGRRVLPISDLQSPIHNSKSVISNPQSAIVLCSLGDGAITEGEISEAFQMAVLKKLPILYLVQDNQWDISASAKEVRAMDAYEFAAGFKGMERIRLDGSDFIQSYIGLAEAIYFVRTERSPVLVHAKCPLLGHHTSGVRKEWYRDDLAEHQKNDPIPKLKRHLLEEGESESSLNKIEKEAKKYVIEEYEKALKAPDPDPKTVTEHEFVPTPVTKEKGNRVPKGAEKVVMVDAALHAVDELLKEFPEALFYGQDVGGELGGVFREAATLAKKYGDARVFNTPIQEAYIVGSTAGMSAVGCKAIVEIQFADYIWPGINQLVEELSKSCYLSMGKFPVQSLIRIPIGAYGSGGPYHSGSVESTLLTIRGIKVVYPSNAADMKGLMKASFLDPNPVVMLEHKGLYWSKVPGTEDAKTLEPDSDYILPLGKANIVQTATATATATIITYGMGVHWAKNASKKFPGSIEILDLRTLNPLDWQAVVESVKRHNKVLVLTEEPLMNSFAESLAGRISKECFEILDAPVYTLGAENLPAVALNSGLEQAMLPNAEKVGVVLKELLEY